The Azospirillaceae bacterium DNA window CGCAAGGAGCTCATCGAGCCACTCGTCGCCGAGCACGGCGGGCGCATCGTCAAGCTGATGGGCGACGGCGCGCTGTGCGAGTTCGGCAGCGCCGTCGACGCCGTGCGCTGCGCGGTCTTGCTCCAGCAG harbors:
- a CDS encoding adenylate/guanylate cyclase domain-containing protein, with the translated sequence MAAPRVDRRLAAVLAADVVGYSRLMGRDEQGTLERLKAHRKELIEPLVAEHGGRIVKLMGDGALCEFGSAVDAVRCAVLLQQ